A genomic region of Alistipes megaguti contains the following coding sequences:
- a CDS encoding M23 family metallopeptidase encodes MTGKKDLERLRRRKRRKQRILSATVHLFVWFGVAVLYYIGFSIFFDTPFEYQLKHSTDRLRSEYHALEQRYDSLSRVLDNLADRDRNVFRILFESEPYDFEDEVEQRQAATYEKIVGRSTRQLKRELREGVLAMEQQMVRLNDSYLELQARIDTVGKGCNNIPSIQPVINKQLTLLTASYGMRIHPFFKTLQSHQGVDYTIPEGSRVFATADGVVRDASSRNSTQGQTVVIDHGNGYETSYSHLSKINVRKGQSVRRGDIIALSGDTGLSLAPHLHYEVRKDGMRVDPIHYFFMELTPSEYQRLMRIAQSGMQSFD; translated from the coding sequence ATGACCGGTAAGAAGGATCTCGAACGTCTCCGCCGACGCAAACGCCGCAAACAACGGATCTTGAGTGCAACCGTACACCTGTTCGTCTGGTTCGGCGTCGCCGTACTCTACTACATCGGCTTCTCGATCTTCTTCGACACGCCGTTCGAATATCAGCTCAAACACTCGACCGACCGCCTCCGCTCGGAATACCACGCCCTCGAACAGCGCTACGACTCGCTGTCGAGGGTCCTCGACAACCTCGCGGACCGCGATCGAAACGTCTTCCGCATCCTCTTCGAATCGGAGCCCTACGACTTCGAGGACGAGGTCGAACAGCGGCAGGCCGCCACCTACGAGAAGATCGTCGGACGCTCGACCCGCCAGCTCAAGCGCGAACTGAGGGAAGGAGTTCTCGCCATGGAGCAGCAGATGGTCCGGCTGAACGACTCCTACCTCGAACTCCAGGCCCGGATCGACACCGTCGGCAAGGGCTGCAACAACATCCCCTCGATCCAGCCCGTGATCAACAAACAGCTTACCCTGCTGACTGCCTCCTACGGCATGCGCATCCACCCCTTCTTCAAGACCCTGCAGTCGCATCAGGGCGTAGACTACACCATTCCCGAGGGTTCGCGCGTCTTCGCTACGGCCGACGGCGTGGTCCGCGACGCCTCGTCGCGAAATTCAACCCAGGGCCAGACCGTCGTCATCGACCACGGAAACGGATACGAAACCTCCTACAGCCACCTTTCGAAAATCAACGTCCGCAAGGGCCAGAGCGTCCGCCGCGGCGACATCATCGCCCTCTCGGGCGACACGGGCCTCTCGCTGGCGCCCCACCTCCACTACGAGGTGCGCAAGGACGGCATGCGCGTCGACCCAATCCACTACTTCTTCATGGAGCTCACCCCGAGCGAATACCAGCGGCTGATGCGCATCGCACAGTCGGGCATGCAATCCTTCGACTGA
- a CDS encoding M23 family metallopeptidase codes for MGQKGHRFDKEALRHGADELTHEAQILTRDVVTAPFRLKTYRLIRKILIGFILVSIANVLFSYFFYTPKMYRILRDNRETVIRYRILQDRIRTAQRRVDEIRHRDSYVYRSLFSTDTLSIPGVWKPYPDSKYAPLADDDYAPLMVGTWRQIDALARTLYLESVSMDELQQLSRNKEQLAMAVPAIWPIDRKALHNNHIGAFTPRRFHPVLHRVIAHTGVDFGCDRGTPVFATGDAVVEIASENGYNGGYGHQVLLNHEFGYKTRYAHLSDVLVKPGDTVVRGQIIARTGNTGRSTGPHLHYEVIHKGVPVNPINYFNRDMTAEEYERLMENLRETNFEKY; via the coding sequence ATGGGGCAAAAAGGTCACAGATTCGACAAAGAGGCACTCCGACACGGTGCCGACGAGCTGACGCATGAGGCACAGATCCTTACACGCGACGTGGTGACGGCCCCCTTCCGACTGAAAACCTACCGCCTGATCCGCAAGATCCTCATCGGTTTCATCCTCGTCTCGATTGCCAACGTCCTCTTCTCCTACTTCTTCTACACGCCCAAGATGTACCGCATCCTGCGCGACAACCGCGAAACGGTCATCCGTTACCGCATCCTCCAGGACCGCATCCGCACGGCACAGCGCCGCGTCGACGAGATCCGCCACCGCGACAGCTACGTCTACCGCTCGCTCTTCTCGACCGACACGCTCTCGATCCCCGGCGTCTGGAAGCCCTATCCCGATTCGAAATACGCCCCGCTGGCCGACGACGACTACGCGCCGCTGATGGTCGGCACCTGGCGCCAGATCGACGCCCTGGCCCGCACGCTCTATCTCGAATCGGTCTCGATGGACGAGCTCCAGCAGCTCTCCCGGAACAAGGAGCAGTTGGCCATGGCCGTACCCGCCATCTGGCCCATCGACCGCAAGGCACTGCACAACAACCACATCGGCGCCTTCACCCCGCGGCGCTTCCACCCCGTGCTCCACCGCGTGATTGCCCACACGGGTGTCGACTTCGGCTGCGACCGCGGTACGCCCGTCTTCGCCACGGGCGACGCCGTCGTCGAGATCGCCTCCGAAAACGGATACAACGGCGGGTACGGACACCAGGTCCTTCTGAACCACGAATTCGGCTACAAAACCCGATACGCCCACCTGAGCGACGTGCTCGTCAAGCCCGGCGATACGGTCGTCCGCGGGCAGATCATCGCCCGAACCGGCAACACTGGCCGTTCGACCGGGCCCCACCTCCACTACGAGGTGATCCACAAGGGAGTCCCCGTCAACCCGATCAACTACTTCAACCGCGACATGACGGCCGAAGAGTATGAGCGTCTGATGGAGAACCTGCGCGAAACCAACTTCGAAAAGTATTGA
- a CDS encoding exodeoxyribonuclease V subunit beta → MRAKILNASAGSGKTYQLAYKYVHDVIEEPELYRHILAVTFTNKATEEMKSRILKEIHRLAAGEESNYLRNLCDELSLDERTVRKRAASAQAKILHDYSRFTVLTIDTFFQRILRAFIKELGIDLNYNVEIETSSILSKSADALIEQITVDGDLQRWLTSFVQERIDEGLKWDVRDGILALAGEIFKEKNKSALNRAPSREELERIVGRITARSEASKKEIRETAARAVGIISRAGLSVDDFPYKKAGFARWFFTAADGAVDGCGSRAREAADDLSKWGKSDSPSRNLAPQLQPLLARMRDLYDANRRIWNTCSLLRENFRSFALLADLYARVQKICEEQNLMLLSETKYLLSEFIDHNDAPFIYEKVGNRYDRFMIDEFQDTSVKEWENFLPLLQNAMAQSEKCSVLIVGDIKQSIYRWRGGDWRILHDRARQALGPNNTEVVVLKENWRSLPDIVKFNNGVIDEIVRNDNLALNTGLQTAAEAGAISRDEADALRDTLANAYLQQAQTPRRKCCHPGYVSVETYDGKPPVVERICQLLDRGFRPCDIMILVRGATDGGRVAAELLEFKQQNQDPRYRFDVMTQEALVIGNAPISSFIAATLRLALNPDESLSRALFNHYLGRPFDAPLSDPEREFFRSIRLLSPEEAFERIVMKFNLRHEHRQTAYLQAIHEQIIAFCSSKIADIALFLRWWDETGSGRSLSVDESLSTIEITTIHKAKGLEKPAVVIPYCSWALDPKSSGTIQNIVWAEARQGEAEKIGQFPVRYRKSMADSAFSSEFYREQVYSHVDNINLLYVALTRAAESLHVFIPRQSVNTVGNLLLKSLHVEEGKARVGDLEGLYTTDETGEHYLFGEFAAPEPRKKDDAEVEHLVLEEYPTAQADLRLRLPSQRYFEEESAADISPRDFGILMHKAFEMADDEEGIYRAVEQMQSDAALSPGEADRLRQRIARALKLPEVHEWFGGQWTRVRNEQEIIVPGSASTRRPDRVMIARDGRIVVVDYKFGELDAERYRRQIREYLRLLNNMGYVSAEGFLWYVRLGKIEKVEA, encoded by the coding sequence GTGAGAGCGAAGATCCTGAACGCCAGCGCCGGGTCCGGAAAGACCTATCAGCTGGCCTACAAATATGTCCACGACGTCATCGAAGAGCCCGAACTCTATCGTCACATCCTCGCCGTGACCTTCACCAACAAGGCCACCGAGGAGATGAAATCCCGCATCCTGAAAGAGATTCACCGTCTGGCCGCAGGAGAGGAAAGCAACTACCTGCGGAATCTCTGCGACGAACTCTCGCTCGACGAACGCACCGTGCGCAAACGCGCCGCCTCGGCCCAGGCGAAGATCCTCCACGACTACTCGCGATTCACCGTGCTGACCATCGACACCTTCTTTCAGCGCATCCTGCGCGCCTTCATCAAGGAGCTGGGCATCGACCTGAACTACAACGTCGAGATCGAAACCTCGTCCATCCTCTCGAAAAGCGCCGACGCCCTGATCGAGCAAATCACCGTCGATGGCGATCTGCAGCGCTGGCTCACCTCCTTCGTGCAGGAGCGCATCGACGAGGGGCTCAAATGGGACGTCCGCGACGGCATCCTGGCCCTGGCCGGCGAGATCTTCAAGGAGAAGAACAAGTCGGCACTCAACCGCGCTCCCTCGCGCGAGGAGCTCGAACGCATCGTCGGCCGCATCACGGCCCGGTCCGAAGCCTCGAAAAAGGAGATCCGCGAAACGGCCGCCCGCGCCGTCGGAATCATCTCACGGGCCGGACTCTCCGTCGACGACTTCCCCTACAAGAAGGCCGGATTCGCCCGCTGGTTCTTCACCGCGGCCGACGGCGCCGTCGACGGCTGCGGTTCGCGTGCCCGCGAGGCCGCCGACGACCTGTCAAAATGGGGGAAAAGCGACTCCCCGTCACGCAACCTCGCCCCACAGCTGCAACCGCTGCTCGCCCGCATGCGCGACCTGTACGACGCCAACCGCCGGATCTGGAACACCTGCAGCCTGCTGCGTGAGAACTTCCGCAGCTTCGCCCTGCTGGCCGACCTCTATGCCCGCGTCCAGAAGATCTGCGAGGAGCAGAACCTCATGCTCCTCTCCGAAACCAAATACCTCCTCTCGGAATTCATCGACCACAACGACGCCCCGTTCATCTACGAAAAGGTCGGAAACCGCTATGACCGCTTCATGATCGACGAATTTCAGGATACGTCGGTCAAGGAGTGGGAAAACTTCCTTCCGCTGCTGCAAAACGCCATGGCGCAGTCCGAAAAGTGCTCGGTGCTGATCGTCGGCGACATCAAGCAGTCGATCTACCGCTGGCGCGGCGGCGACTGGCGCATCCTCCACGACCGAGCCCGGCAGGCCCTCGGTCCGAACAACACCGAGGTCGTGGTGCTGAAGGAGAACTGGCGCAGTCTGCCCGACATCGTGAAATTCAACAACGGCGTCATCGACGAGATCGTCCGCAACGACAACCTCGCGCTTAACACCGGCCTGCAGACCGCCGCCGAGGCCGGCGCCATCTCCCGCGACGAGGCCGACGCACTGCGCGACACCCTCGCCAACGCCTACCTCCAACAGGCCCAGACGCCACGCCGCAAGTGCTGCCATCCGGGATATGTCAGTGTGGAGACCTACGACGGGAAACCGCCCGTCGTCGAACGCATCTGCCAGCTGCTCGACCGCGGATTCCGCCCCTGCGACATCATGATTCTCGTCCGAGGTGCCACCGACGGAGGTCGCGTCGCCGCCGAACTGCTCGAATTCAAACAGCAGAATCAGGATCCCCGCTACCGCTTCGACGTGATGACCCAGGAGGCGCTCGTGATCGGAAACGCCCCGATCAGTTCGTTCATCGCCGCAACGCTGCGGCTGGCGCTGAATCCCGACGAGTCGCTCTCGCGGGCCCTCTTCAACCACTACCTCGGGCGACCGTTCGACGCTCCGCTGAGCGATCCGGAGCGCGAATTCTTCCGCTCGATCCGGCTGCTCTCGCCCGAAGAGGCCTTCGAACGCATCGTCATGAAGTTCAACCTCCGGCACGAACACCGCCAGACGGCCTATCTGCAGGCCATTCACGAACAGATCATCGCCTTCTGCTCGTCGAAGATCGCCGATATCGCCCTTTTTCTGCGCTGGTGGGACGAGACGGGCTCCGGACGCTCGCTGAGTGTCGACGAGAGCCTCTCGACCATCGAGATCACCACCATCCACAAGGCCAAGGGGCTCGAAAAACCCGCCGTCGTGATCCCCTACTGCTCGTGGGCGCTCGACCCCAAATCGAGCGGCACGATTCAGAACATCGTCTGGGCCGAGGCCCGTCAGGGCGAAGCCGAAAAGATCGGACAGTTCCCCGTCCGCTACCGCAAGAGTATGGCCGACTCGGCGTTCTCGTCCGAATTCTACCGCGAACAGGTCTACTCGCACGTCGACAACATCAATCTGCTCTACGTGGCCCTCACCCGGGCCGCCGAATCGCTCCACGTCTTCATCCCACGGCAGAGTGTCAATACGGTCGGCAATCTGCTGCTCAAGAGCCTGCACGTCGAGGAGGGAAAGGCCCGGGTCGGCGATCTGGAGGGGCTCTACACAACGGACGAGACCGGCGAACACTACCTCTTCGGGGAGTTTGCGGCCCCCGAACCCCGCAAAAAGGACGATGCCGAAGTCGAACACCTCGTCCTTGAGGAGTATCCAACGGCACAGGCCGATCTGCGGCTCCGTCTCCCCTCGCAGCGCTATTTCGAGGAGGAGTCTGCGGCCGACATCTCGCCGCGCGACTTCGGTATTCTGATGCACAAGGCCTTCGAGATGGCCGACGACGAGGAGGGGATCTACCGCGCCGTCGAGCAGATGCAGAGCGATGCCGCGCTCTCGCCCGGGGAGGCCGACCGCCTGCGGCAACGCATTGCACGGGCGCTGAAGCTCCCCGAGGTGCACGAATGGTTCGGCGGTCAGTGGACGCGCGTGCGCAACGAGCAGGAGATCATCGTCCCGGGCAGCGCCTCGACCCGCCGGCCCGACCGCGTCATGATCGCCCGCGACGGCCGCATCGTCGTCGTCGACTACAAGTTCGGCGAACTCGATGCCGAACGCTACCGGCGTCAGATCCGCGAATATCTGCGGCTGCTCAACAACATGGGATATGTCAGCGCGGAGGGATTCCTGTGGTACGTCCGTCTCGGCAAGATCGAAAAGGTGGAGGCATAA
- the tsf gene encoding translation elongation factor Ts has protein sequence MEIKAADVMKLRKMTGAGMMDCKKALIEAEGDYARAQDIIREKGKLVVAKRADRTASEGVVVTKIVGQKAYMLCLACETDFVAQNAEYTASAEAMLEVAVAADAADRDALLAAKNAEGHTVEEMVTEKSGQTGEKIELAYYARIEAPYCAAYVHFNKKLGTLLGFNKEVPAEVAHVVAMQATAMAPVSISEADCPAEVVEHERKIAVEAMKQDPKNANKPEAILEKIAEGKMRKFFEENTLLNQLVVGEKETIADYIKKADKDATVIAYKRFALGE, from the coding sequence ATGGAAATCAAAGCTGCTGATGTAATGAAGCTGCGCAAGATGACCGGCGCCGGCATGATGGACTGCAAGAAAGCCCTGATCGAGGCCGAAGGTGACTATGCGCGAGCTCAGGACATTATCCGCGAGAAGGGCAAGCTCGTCGTTGCGAAGCGTGCCGACCGCACGGCATCGGAAGGCGTTGTCGTAACGAAGATCGTGGGCCAGAAGGCATACATGCTCTGCCTGGCATGCGAGACGGACTTCGTAGCCCAGAATGCCGAGTATACGGCATCGGCCGAGGCCATGCTCGAGGTCGCCGTTGCTGCGGATGCTGCAGATCGCGACGCCCTGCTGGCTGCCAAGAACGCCGAGGGTCACACCGTCGAGGAGATGGTGACCGAGAAGTCGGGTCAGACGGGCGAGAAGATCGAGCTGGCTTATTACGCTCGCATCGAGGCTCCCTACTGCGCCGCCTACGTACACTTCAACAAGAAGCTGGGTACGCTGCTGGGCTTCAACAAGGAGGTTCCGGCCGAGGTTGCACACGTCGTAGCCATGCAGGCTACGGCCATGGCTCCGGTATCGATTTCGGAGGCCGACTGCCCGGCCGAGGTTGTCGAGCACGAGCGTAAGATCGCCGTGGAGGCCATGAAGCAGGATCCGAAGAACGCCAACAAGCCGGAGGCCATTCTGGAGAAGATCGCCGAGGGTAAGATGCGCAAGTTCTTCGAGGAGAACACGCTGCTCAACCAGCTGGTTGTTGGCGAGAAGGAGACGATCGCCGACTACATCAAGAAGGCCGACAAGGATGCCACGGTTATCGCTTACAAGCGTTTTGCGCTGGGCGAATAA
- a CDS encoding PD-(D/E)XK nuclease family protein — translation MKTFLQEVAADLYARYGELLSERAILFPSRRARLFFIDALSQIVERPMWQPEWVTIDDLMTEISGLHTGDRVRLITELYKIYSEYHAEPFDKFYFWGEMLLNDFDTIDKYAVDADQLFRNITDIKELEADISYLTPRQLQILQFWSTLGPEADLSAEKRRFLAIWKTLGTVYHRLRDRLTELGIAYGGMIQRAAAERIRAGAFSFPEPRRYVVAGFNALSECEKTLFRFLSTAAETDFYWDYDSYYKDSPEQEAGMFVRENVVQFPPRGAVSHDNMTSPKELTSVAAVSNAVQCKAAAGILSGLSGGRALDKRTAVVLTDENLLLPLLYALPPEIGRVNVTMGYPLRTTLAYTFVERLIELQNHRRRKGDGWSFYHADAEGILAHPYVSESDPDLTRQMQEEIVRERRISIDGSWLARNELLTTIFAAAEGWQSLSEWLLRVVEAVARIPYKGNDARQRVEFLAVIAGELTKLRNSLEACDIELSTEIYASLLRRHLQTMRIPYEGEPLEGLQVMGILETRNLDFENVILLSMNDDNFPGNHMAQASFIPYNLRSAYGLPTPEHHEGVYAYYFYRLLQRARRVWMVYCSHADDKSTGEPSRYIYQLDYESGIPLRRIEVGVDVNLAQSEPIEVAKDAAVMQRLERFTDPASKATLSPTAFYRYVACPLRFYFHSVARLETDDEISEEVDAPMFGTILHAALQKLYTRIVGESHPGATLRALLRTKEVARAVEESINENYLNDPKATTEDYTGNLLLVKDIVTRYLRGGVMPYDAAHDGFTVQGLEQPVSYGFDFRAGERTLRMKFAGIADRIDRLDDGSLRVVDYKTGAPHLEFAGLDSLFHGEGKQRLSNILQTLLYAMMLYRTQGLDAEPTLYYVRAMNRETYLPTLVDHETGVRGGRYTLYAERFEELVRATLAEMYDPATPFRQCADADTCRYCDFNIICKR, via the coding sequence ATGAAAACGTTTCTGCAGGAGGTTGCGGCGGATCTCTACGCCCGCTACGGGGAGTTGCTCTCGGAGCGGGCGATCCTCTTTCCGTCGCGGCGTGCGCGGCTCTTCTTCATCGACGCCCTGTCGCAGATTGTCGAGCGGCCGATGTGGCAGCCCGAGTGGGTGACCATCGACGACCTGATGACCGAGATTTCGGGACTCCATACGGGGGACCGCGTGCGTCTGATCACCGAGCTCTACAAGATCTACTCGGAGTACCACGCCGAGCCCTTCGACAAGTTCTACTTCTGGGGCGAGATGCTGCTCAACGACTTCGACACGATCGACAAATACGCCGTGGATGCCGACCAGCTCTTCCGCAACATCACCGATATCAAGGAGCTCGAGGCCGACATTTCGTACCTTACGCCGCGGCAGCTGCAGATCCTGCAGTTCTGGTCGACGCTGGGGCCCGAGGCCGATCTTTCGGCCGAGAAGCGGCGCTTTCTGGCCATCTGGAAGACACTGGGGACGGTTTATCACCGGCTGCGCGACCGCCTTACGGAGCTGGGCATCGCCTACGGAGGAATGATCCAGCGAGCGGCGGCCGAGCGGATCCGGGCCGGGGCGTTCTCCTTCCCGGAGCCGCGGCGCTACGTCGTGGCGGGCTTCAACGCCCTGTCCGAATGCGAGAAGACGCTCTTCCGCTTCCTGTCGACGGCTGCCGAGACGGACTTCTATTGGGACTATGACTCCTACTACAAGGATTCGCCCGAGCAGGAGGCGGGGATGTTCGTACGCGAGAACGTCGTGCAGTTTCCGCCGCGCGGGGCGGTTTCGCACGACAACATGACCTCGCCGAAGGAGCTCACCTCGGTGGCTGCGGTGTCGAACGCCGTGCAGTGCAAGGCTGCGGCGGGCATCCTGAGCGGACTCTCCGGCGGGCGGGCGCTCGACAAACGCACGGCCGTGGTACTGACGGACGAGAACCTGCTGCTGCCGCTGCTCTATGCCCTGCCGCCCGAGATCGGCCGTGTGAACGTCACGATGGGCTACCCGCTGCGCACGACGCTGGCCTACACCTTCGTCGAGCGCCTCATCGAACTGCAGAACCACCGCCGTCGCAAGGGCGACGGGTGGTCGTTCTACCACGCCGATGCGGAGGGAATTCTGGCCCATCCCTACGTCTCGGAGAGCGATCCCGACCTGACGCGGCAGATGCAGGAGGAGATCGTCCGCGAGCGGCGCATCTCGATCGACGGCTCGTGGCTGGCGCGCAACGAACTGTTGACGACGATCTTTGCGGCGGCCGAGGGGTGGCAGTCGCTTTCGGAGTGGCTGCTGCGGGTGGTCGAGGCCGTGGCCCGCATCCCCTACAAGGGGAACGACGCCCGCCAGCGGGTGGAGTTTCTGGCCGTCATCGCCGGGGAGCTCACCAAGCTGCGCAACTCGCTCGAGGCGTGCGACATCGAACTTTCGACGGAGATCTATGCCTCGCTGCTGCGGCGTCACCTGCAGACGATGCGTATCCCTTACGAGGGGGAGCCGCTCGAGGGGCTTCAGGTGATGGGTATCCTCGAGACGCGCAACCTCGACTTCGAGAACGTCATCCTGCTCTCGATGAACGACGACAACTTCCCGGGCAACCACATGGCCCAGGCGTCGTTCATCCCCTACAATCTGCGCTCGGCCTACGGGCTGCCGACCCCCGAACACCACGAAGGGGTCTACGCCTACTATTTCTACCGCCTGCTGCAACGGGCGCGGCGCGTGTGGATGGTCTACTGCTCGCATGCCGACGACAAGTCGACGGGCGAACCGAGCCGCTACATCTACCAGCTCGACTACGAGAGCGGCATTCCGCTGCGGCGCATCGAGGTGGGCGTCGACGTCAACCTGGCGCAGAGCGAACCGATCGAGGTGGCGAAGGATGCCGCGGTGATGCAGCGTCTGGAGCGCTTCACCGATCCGGCGTCGAAGGCAACCCTCTCGCCGACGGCCTTTTACCGCTACGTGGCGTGTCCGCTGCGCTTCTACTTCCACTCGGTGGCGCGGCTGGAGACCGACGACGAGATTTCGGAGGAGGTCGACGCGCCGATGTTCGGTACGATCCTTCACGCGGCGCTGCAGAAACTCTACACGCGGATCGTCGGCGAGTCGCACCCCGGCGCAACGCTCCGCGCACTGCTCCGCACGAAGGAGGTGGCCCGGGCCGTCGAGGAGTCGATCAACGAGAACTACCTGAACGACCCGAAGGCCACGACGGAGGACTATACGGGCAACCTGCTGTTGGTCAAGGATATCGTGACGCGCTACCTGCGGGGCGGGGTGATGCCCTACGACGCGGCGCACGACGGCTTCACGGTGCAGGGGCTCGAGCAGCCGGTTTCGTACGGATTCGATTTCCGGGCCGGGGAGCGCACGCTGCGGATGAAGTTCGCGGGCATTGCCGACCGCATCGACCGGCTGGATGACGGATCGCTGCGCGTGGTCGACTACAAGACCGGGGCACCGCATCTGGAGTTCGCGGGGCTCGACAGCCTCTTCCACGGCGAGGGGAAGCAGCGCCTGTCGAACATCCTGCAGACGCTGCTCTACGCCATGATGCTCTACCGCACGCAGGGACTCGATGCCGAGCCGACCTTGTACTACGTGCGGGCGATGAACCGGGAGACGTATCTCCCGACGCTGGTTGATCATGAGACGGGCGTCCGCGGCGGCCGCTATACGCTCTATGCCGAACGCTTCGAGGAGCTGGTGCGCGCGACGCTGGCCGAGATGTACGATCCGGCAACACCGTTCCGGCAGTGTGCCGATGCGGATACGTGCCGCTACTGCGACTTCAACATCATCTGCAAACGGTAG
- a CDS encoding HAD family phosphatase has protein sequence MAPAGNDTRIRLLLLDFDGTLADTRRANTLAYVAALGEAGYPLTGEEYAARYFGMRCEEFLTQYGITDPAERERIRRRKIALYPSFFDSVRLNRPLWEFCRQFRSQGGRVWVVSTGSRANIENVMHHLGIGGPDTPEDEAPLGRVDGILSGQDIARAKPHPDCFLEVMRREGCPPRETLIFEDSPIGIEAARRSGAGYFVVKL, from the coding sequence ATGGCACCCGCAGGCAACGACACCCGAATCCGGCTGCTGCTGCTCGATTTCGACGGCACGCTGGCCGACACCCGTCGGGCCAATACGCTGGCCTATGTCGCCGCGCTGGGTGAGGCCGGCTATCCCCTGACCGGGGAGGAGTATGCGGCCCGCTACTTCGGCATGCGCTGCGAAGAGTTTCTCACGCAGTACGGCATCACCGACCCCGCCGAGCGCGAACGGATCCGTCGGCGCAAGATTGCCCTCTACCCGTCGTTCTTCGACTCGGTGCGGTTGAACCGCCCGCTGTGGGAGTTCTGCCGCCAGTTCCGCAGCCAGGGCGGCCGCGTATGGGTGGTCTCGACCGGAAGCCGCGCCAACATCGAAAACGTGATGCATCATCTCGGAATCGGAGGCCCCGACACCCCGGAGGACGAAGCTCCGCTCGGACGCGTCGACGGCATTCTCTCGGGGCAGGACATCGCCCGGGCCAAACCCCACCCCGACTGCTTTCTGGAGGTGATGCGCCGCGAAGGGTGTCCGCCGCGCGAGACGCTCATCTTCGAAGATTCGCCGATCGGCATCGAGGCCGCCCGTCGAAGCGGTGCCGGCTACTTCGTCGTCAAGCTCTGA
- a CDS encoding GIN domain-containing protein — translation MKKMFLTLLTLCLLGVMQAQTTATDGPQREWLTSFTAVEVAAPIDVRFIRVPDDQAPKIIYDTKGAYTTRFRFEVRDRVLTIAERPDARRAERTEVSVYYNSLERIAIADARATFDSTLVATTLDLTVGGLARVEANLDVKDLKLELTGKSHTSLSGEARYVSLYLSSGTLEAGQLEVMSAEANVIGSGSASLWVTDRFEGSTSTGGKIAYRGNPTVIRGGEKFMGGGITRIGE, via the coding sequence ATGAAAAAAATGTTTTTGACGCTGCTGACCTTGTGTCTCTTGGGTGTGATGCAGGCGCAGACGACTGCCACCGACGGGCCGCAACGCGAGTGGCTTACGTCGTTTACGGCCGTGGAGGTTGCGGCACCGATCGACGTGCGCTTCATCCGGGTTCCGGACGACCAGGCTCCGAAGATCATCTACGACACGAAGGGGGCCTATACGACGCGTTTCCGGTTTGAGGTCCGCGACCGGGTGCTGACCATCGCCGAGCGTCCCGATGCGCGGCGTGCGGAGCGTACGGAGGTTTCGGTGTATTACAACTCGCTGGAGCGGATCGCCATTGCGGATGCACGGGCGACGTTCGACAGCACGCTTGTGGCCACGACGCTCGACCTGACGGTCGGAGGGCTGGCCCGCGTGGAGGCCAATCTCGACGTCAAGGATCTCAAGCTCGAACTCACGGGCAAAAGCCACACTTCGCTGAGCGGCGAGGCGCGTTACGTATCGCTCTATCTGTCGTCGGGGACGCTCGAAGCCGGGCAGCTCGAGGTGATGTCGGCCGAAGCGAACGTCATCGGTTCGGGGTCGGCCTCGCTGTGGGTGACCGACCGCTTCGAGGGGAGTACCTCGACGGGCGGCAAGATCGCCTACCGGGGCAATCCGACCGTCATCCGCGGGGGTGAGAAGTTTATGGGCGGCGGCATCACCCGCATCGGCGAGTAG